One Fusarium falciforme chromosome 1, complete sequence genomic window carries:
- a CDS encoding Aminotran-1-2 domain-containing protein, with amino-acid sequence MQKAEPFKIDQWMEEYGPGAKICLYDSFVSALSLNELQQLAPDASHVAIDPDLKLTYGTLLGSPRLRERIAKIHSSPEAPLTAANVVITPGSIMANYLVLAAICGAGDHIICQYPTYGQLYLLPRYSGVDVSLWAMHENNDWSCNVEELAGMIKANTKAIIINNPNNPTGAVISKDKLKEILALAREHGIVVFSDEVYSPLFHTSNRPPPLVSLGYSHAISTGSVSKAHGLPGIRVGWAVSQNAEILQRITTLRDYTTTSVSQLDDSVAAFALSEKVLPRLMERNMAACTESMAILDDFIKRNARRCRWAKPDGAATAFVQILNEDGSASDDVAFSKQLVEQEGIVVLPGGHCFGEAGVNDLKGYIRLPLGQPRLLDAALETLEKFIHKQTCF; translated from the exons ATGCAAAAAGCCGAGCCGTTCAAGATAGACCAGTGGA TGGAGGAATATGGG CCAGGAGCGAAAATTTGCCTCTATG ACTCCTTCGTGTCAGCGCTCTCTCTGAACGAGTTGCAGCAACTGGCTCCGGATGCTAGCCATGTGGCTATAGACCCGGACCTGAAGCTTACCTATGGCACGCTGCTTGGTTCACCGCGGCTTCGAGAGCGAATTGCCAAGATTCACTCCTCACCCGAGGCCCCGTTAACAGCTGCAAACGTCGTTATCACACCGGGCTCCATCATGGCAAACTATCTCGTTTTGGCCGCAATCTGTGGCGCTGGCGACCATATCATCTGTCAGTACCCGACGTATGGGCAGCTGTATCTTTTGCCGAGGTACAGTGGAGTTGATGTTAGTCTGTGGGCTATGCATGAGAATAATGATTGGTCTTGTAATGTGGAAGAGCTTGCTGGCATGATCAAGGCCAATACCAAGGCTATCATTATTAA CAACCCAAATAATCCGACCGGGGCCGTTATTTCCAAGGACAAGCTGAAGGAGATCTTGGCCCTCGCCCGAGAGCATGGCATTGTGGTCTTCTCTGATGAGGTTTACAGCCCTCTGTTTCATACGAGCAACCGCCCACCGCCTCTAGTCTCTTTGGGTTATAGCCATGCCATCTCCACGGGCTCTGTCTCTAAAGCGCACGGCTTACCTGGAATTCGGGTAGGCTGGGCAGTATCGCAAAATGCAGAAATTTTGCAACGGATTACAACCCTCCGGGACTATACGACTACCAGCGTGTCGCAACTCGATGATAGTGTTGCCGCATTTGCGTTGAGTGAGAAGGTACTACCCCGGTTGATGGAACGAAATATGGCGGCCTGCACCGAGAGCATGGCCATTCTCGACGACTTCATTAAGCGCAATGCCCGACGATGCCGGTGGGCTAAGCCAGATGGGGCAGCGACGGCGTTCGTCCAAATTTTAAACGAGGACGGATCAGCGTCGGATGACGTCGCGTTCAGCAAGCAGTTGGTTGAGCAAGAAGGCATCGTCGTTCTGCCTGGAGGACACTGTTTCGGTGAGGCAGGAGTCAACGATTTGAAAGGGTACATTAGACTCCCACTCGGCCAGCCAAGGCTATTGGACGCTGCATTGGAGACATTGGAGAAGTTCATTCATAAGCAGACATGCTTCTAG
- a CDS encoding FAA-hydrolase domain-containing protein → MEQPQYPLLFYKPPTALSGPVDPITVPPVAQESAGVDYECEMVIVIGNRCRDVPESEALGCVLGYAVGNDVTHRDWQLQRGGGQWSLGKGFDTWAPYGPGIVTSNVIKDPQNLRIWTKVNGDTRQDSSTADMIFGVKKVVSLLSRGVTLMPGDLIFTGTPAGVGMCRNPQAWLKSGDVVEVGLEQIGTCTNRVEFEKEEAT, encoded by the exons ATGGAGCAACCCCAATATCCCCTCCTCTTCTACAAGCCACCTACGGCCCTTTCGGGGCCAGTTGATCCCATCACAGTGCCACCCGTGGCACAGGAAAGCGCGGGGGTGGACTATGAATGCGAAATGGTCATAGTTATTGGAAACAGGTGCAGAGATGTGCCGGAGTCTGAAGCGCTTGGCTGTGTGCTCGGCTACGCTGTCGGAAATGATGTGACGCATCGAGATTGGCAGCTacaaagaggaggaggtcaaTGGTCCCTCGGGAAAGGATTTGACACATGGGCACCTTACGGGCCCGGTATAGTTACCAGCAACGTTATCAAAGACCCGCAAAATCTCAGGATCTGGACCAAGGTCAACGGAGACACTCGTCAG GATTCTTCTACTGCAGATATGATATTTGGAGTCAAGAAAGTCGTCTCTTTGCTGAGCCGGGGTGTGACGCTCATGCCTGGAGACCTCATTTTCACGGGAAC GCCCGCCGGTGTGGGGATGTGCCGCAACCCCCAAGCTTGGCTTAAGAGTGGCGACGTTGTCGAGGTTGGATTAGAGCAGATTGGCACCTG TACGAACAGGGTTGAATTCGAAAAGGAAGAGGCAACTTAG